In Eubalaena glacialis isolate mEubGla1 chromosome 3, mEubGla1.1.hap2.+ XY, whole genome shotgun sequence, the following are encoded in one genomic region:
- the NECTIN4 gene encoding nectin-4 isoform X1 — protein sequence MPLSLGAEMCGPEACLLLLLLASFTGRCPAGELETSDLVTVVLGQDAKLPCFYRGDPGEQVEQVAWARVDADEGGQELALLNSKYGLHVSSAYEGRVEQPPPPRNPLDGAVLLRNAVQADEGEYECRVSTFPAGSFQARLRLRVLVPPLPSLNPGPALEEGQGLTLAASCTAEGSPAPSVTWDTEVKGTTSSRSFTHSRSAAVTSEFHLVPSRSMNGQPLTCVVSHPGLLQDQRITHILQVAFLAEASVRGLEDQNLWQVGREGAMLKCLSEGQPPPSYNWTRLDGPLPSGVRAEGDTLGFPPLTTEHSGTYVCHVSNELSSRDSQVVVVVLDPQDATGKQVDLVSASVVVVGVIAALLFCLLVVVVVLMSRYHRRKAQQMTQKYEEELTLTRENSIRRLHSHHPDPKNQPEESVGLRPEGHPDSLKDNSSCSVMSEEAEGRSYSTLTTVREIETQTELLSPGSGRTEEEEDQDEGIKQAMNHFVQQNGTLRAKPTGNGIYINGRGHLV from the exons GTCGGTGCCCGGCGGGCGAGCTGGAGACCTCGGACTTGGTGACCGTGGTGCTGGGCCAGGACGCAAAACTGCCTTGCTTCTACCGAGGGGACCCGGGCGAGCAGGTGGAGCAAGTGGCATGGGCTCGTGTGGATGCGGACGAGGGCGGCCAGGAGCTGGCACTTCTGAACTCGAAATACGGGCTGCATGTGAGCTCAGCCTACGAGGGCCGCGTGGAACAGCCGCCTCCCCCAAGGAACCCCCTGGACGGCGCGGTGCTTCTGCGCAACGCGGTGCAGGCGGACGAGGGCGAGTACGAGTGTCGCGTCAGTACCTTCCCTGCCGGCAGCTTCCAGGCGCGGCTTCGGCTCCGCGTGCTGG TGCCTCCCCTGCCCTCGCTGAATCCTGGTCCAGCACTAGAAGAGGGCCAGGGCCTGACACTGGCAGCTTCCTGCACAGCAGAGGGTAGCCCGGCCCCCAGCGTGACCTGGGACACCGAGGTCAAGGGCACAACATCCAGCCGCTCTTTCACGCACTCTCGCTCAGCTGCTGTCACTTCAGAATTCCATCTGGTGCCCAGCCGCAGCATGAATGGACAGCCACTTACCTGCGTGGTGTCCCACCCTGGCCTGCTCCAGGACCAAAGGATCACCCACATCCTCCAAGTGGCCT TCCTTGCTGAGGCCTCTGTGAGGGGCCTTGAAGACCAAAATCTGTGGCAGGTTGGCAGAGAAGGAGCTATGCTCAAGTGCCTGAGTGAAGGGCAGCCCCCTCCCTCGTACAACTGGACACG GCTGGACGGGCCTCTGCCCAGTGGGGTACGAGCAGAAGGAGATACCCTGGGCTTCCCCCCGCTGACCACTGAGCACAGTGGCACCTACGTCTGCCACGTCAGCAATGAGCTCTCCTCAAGGGATTCTCAGGTGGTTGTGGTTGTTCTTG ACCCCCAGGATGCCACAGGGAAGCAGGTGGATCTGGTGTCGGCCtccgtggtggtggtgggtgtgATCGCTGCACTCTTGTTCTGccttctggtggtggtggtggtgctcaTGTCCCGATACCATCGGCGCAAGGCCCAGCAGATGACCCAGAAATA TGAGGAGGAGCTGACCTTGACCAGGGAGAACTCCATCCGGAGGCTGCATTCCCATCACCCGGACCCCAAGAACCAG CCGGAGGAGAGTGTAGGGCTGAGACCCGAGGGCCACCCTGATAGCCTCAAGGACAACAGTAGCTGCTCTGTGATG AGCGAAGAGGCAGAGGGCCGCAGTTACTCCACGCTGACCACAGTGAGGGAGATCGAAACACAGACTGAACTGCTGTCTCCAGGCTCTGGGCggacagaggaggaggaagatcaGGATGAAGGCATCAAACAGGCCATGAACCATTTTGTTCAGCAGAATGGGACCCTGCGGGCCAAGCCCACGGGCAATGGCATCTACATCAATGGGCGGGGGCACCTGGTCTGA
- the NECTIN4 gene encoding nectin-4 isoform X2, with translation MPLSLGAEMCGPEACLLLLLLASFTGRCPAGELETSDLVTVVLGQDAKLPCFYRGDPGEQVEQVAWARVDADEGGQELALLNSKYGLHVSSAYEGRVEQPPPPRNPLDGAVLLRNAVQADEGEYECRVSTFPAGSFQARLRLRVLVPPLPSLNPGPALEEGQGLTLAASCTAEGSPAPSVTWDTEVKGTTSSRSFTHSRSAAVTSEFHLVPSRSMNGQPLTCVVSHPGLLQDQRITHILQVAFLAEASVRGLEDQNLWQVGREGAMLKCLSEGQPPPSYNWTRLDGPLPSGVRAEGDTLGFPPLTTEHSGTYVCHVSNELSSRDSQVVVVVLDPQDATGKQVDLVSASVVVVGVIAALLFCLLVVVVVLMSRYHRRKAQQMTQKYEEELTLTRENSIRRLHSHHPDPKNQSEEAEGRSYSTLTTVREIETQTELLSPGSGRTEEEEDQDEGIKQAMNHFVQQNGTLRAKPTGNGIYINGRGHLV, from the exons GTCGGTGCCCGGCGGGCGAGCTGGAGACCTCGGACTTGGTGACCGTGGTGCTGGGCCAGGACGCAAAACTGCCTTGCTTCTACCGAGGGGACCCGGGCGAGCAGGTGGAGCAAGTGGCATGGGCTCGTGTGGATGCGGACGAGGGCGGCCAGGAGCTGGCACTTCTGAACTCGAAATACGGGCTGCATGTGAGCTCAGCCTACGAGGGCCGCGTGGAACAGCCGCCTCCCCCAAGGAACCCCCTGGACGGCGCGGTGCTTCTGCGCAACGCGGTGCAGGCGGACGAGGGCGAGTACGAGTGTCGCGTCAGTACCTTCCCTGCCGGCAGCTTCCAGGCGCGGCTTCGGCTCCGCGTGCTGG TGCCTCCCCTGCCCTCGCTGAATCCTGGTCCAGCACTAGAAGAGGGCCAGGGCCTGACACTGGCAGCTTCCTGCACAGCAGAGGGTAGCCCGGCCCCCAGCGTGACCTGGGACACCGAGGTCAAGGGCACAACATCCAGCCGCTCTTTCACGCACTCTCGCTCAGCTGCTGTCACTTCAGAATTCCATCTGGTGCCCAGCCGCAGCATGAATGGACAGCCACTTACCTGCGTGGTGTCCCACCCTGGCCTGCTCCAGGACCAAAGGATCACCCACATCCTCCAAGTGGCCT TCCTTGCTGAGGCCTCTGTGAGGGGCCTTGAAGACCAAAATCTGTGGCAGGTTGGCAGAGAAGGAGCTATGCTCAAGTGCCTGAGTGAAGGGCAGCCCCCTCCCTCGTACAACTGGACACG GCTGGACGGGCCTCTGCCCAGTGGGGTACGAGCAGAAGGAGATACCCTGGGCTTCCCCCCGCTGACCACTGAGCACAGTGGCACCTACGTCTGCCACGTCAGCAATGAGCTCTCCTCAAGGGATTCTCAGGTGGTTGTGGTTGTTCTTG ACCCCCAGGATGCCACAGGGAAGCAGGTGGATCTGGTGTCGGCCtccgtggtggtggtgggtgtgATCGCTGCACTCTTGTTCTGccttctggtggtggtggtggtgctcaTGTCCCGATACCATCGGCGCAAGGCCCAGCAGATGACCCAGAAATA TGAGGAGGAGCTGACCTTGACCAGGGAGAACTCCATCCGGAGGCTGCATTCCCATCACCCGGACCCCAAGAACCAG AGCGAAGAGGCAGAGGGCCGCAGTTACTCCACGCTGACCACAGTGAGGGAGATCGAAACACAGACTGAACTGCTGTCTCCAGGCTCTGGGCggacagaggaggaggaagatcaGGATGAAGGCATCAAACAGGCCATGAACCATTTTGTTCAGCAGAATGGGACCCTGCGGGCCAAGCCCACGGGCAATGGCATCTACATCAATGGGCGGGGGCACCTGGTCTGA